A part of Candidatus Cloacimonadota bacterium genomic DNA contains:
- a CDS encoding UvrD-helicase domain-containing protein, with amino-acid sequence MNPRQREVVTNTEGPLLVLAGAGSGKTRSIISRCAWLLREKNVKPWNILVVTFTNKAASELQERLAAMLGFPVSSLWVGTFHSICSRILRHESASLPFGSNFSIYDEDAKKSLLKKIYKEHGIDAKKYPQQSVHIRISRYKNRLLLPEDLEANQPLESKKGDDYESVVLRVYSLYQQRMLLNQALDFDDILLYTAKLLESNSSVRAKYSEIFQYVMIDEYQDTNQAQFEIIHQIAKDHQRVCVVGDDDQAIYSFRGATVRNILEFEQDYDQVQLIRLEQNYRSTSRILDLANAIIKHNRRRHRKDLWSELGEGEKPILLSFQNETEEADETARMVKNLNREGVPYSQIAILYRTNAQSRVFEYAFTQNRIPHTIVGSLHFYQRKEIRDLLAYLTVLSNPADSESLLRIINEPPRGIGQTTITRLLGHAAKIRSPLYQALQMSQDITEIGPGIRKKLAEFAQTIESWRNAAQHTPVLDLVKEILDHLDLISLYKRSQDPKDISRVENLVEYVSSVSEFAEHWAEEHDKPALLVDYLPFVALQTDMDVADRKEDSVRLMTLHNAKGLEFDCVFITGLEDELLPHRMSMDSTSEIEEERRLFYVGVTRAKTRLLLSHARSRRIYDSFCFTKPSLFLQQLDANLFAGNSDQVDLVPGQHVRPKVRSRISEKDKKFRIGQKVWHSEYGEGVILSVDGTGS; translated from the coding sequence TTGAACCCCCGGCAAAGGGAGGTTGTGACCAATACCGAAGGCCCGCTTCTGGTGCTTGCTGGCGCGGGAAGTGGAAAAACCCGCAGCATCATCAGCCGTTGTGCCTGGCTTCTGCGCGAAAAAAACGTTAAACCCTGGAACATTTTGGTGGTCACTTTCACGAACAAAGCCGCGAGCGAGCTGCAGGAAAGGCTTGCCGCCATGCTTGGCTTCCCTGTTTCGTCTCTCTGGGTGGGCACTTTCCACAGTATTTGTTCCCGCATTCTGCGTCACGAATCGGCTTCCCTGCCTTTTGGCTCGAATTTCAGCATTTACGATGAAGACGCCAAAAAATCCCTCCTCAAAAAGATTTATAAAGAACATGGCATCGACGCCAAGAAATATCCCCAGCAAAGCGTCCACATCAGGATTAGCCGCTATAAAAACAGACTGCTTTTACCGGAGGATTTGGAGGCGAATCAGCCTCTGGAATCCAAGAAAGGCGATGACTACGAAAGCGTCGTCCTGCGGGTTTATTCTCTCTACCAGCAGAGGATGCTTCTGAACCAAGCCTTGGATTTTGACGATATCCTGCTTTACACCGCGAAACTTTTGGAAAGTAATTCCAGCGTTCGCGCCAAATATAGCGAAATCTTTCAATATGTAATGATTGACGAATATCAAGATACGAACCAGGCACAGTTCGAAATCATCCACCAAATCGCCAAAGATCATCAGCGCGTTTGCGTTGTGGGCGATGACGACCAGGCCATCTACAGCTTCCGCGGCGCCACAGTGCGCAATATCCTTGAATTTGAACAGGATTACGACCAGGTGCAGCTCATCCGCCTGGAACAAAATTACCGCAGCACGAGCCGCATTCTTGATTTGGCAAACGCCATCATTAAACACAACCGCCGCCGCCATCGCAAAGACCTCTGGAGCGAATTGGGCGAAGGTGAAAAGCCCATCCTGCTCAGCTTCCAAAACGAAACCGAGGAAGCCGACGAAACCGCCCGCATGGTGAAGAATCTGAACCGTGAAGGCGTGCCCTACAGCCAGATAGCGATTCTTTACCGCACGAACGCCCAATCCCGCGTTTTCGAATACGCCTTCACGCAAAACCGTATCCCGCATACGATTGTGGGCAGTCTCCATTTTTATCAGCGCAAGGAAATCCGCGACCTTTTGGCATATCTCACCGTGCTGTCAAATCCCGCGGATTCGGAAAGCCTTCTGCGGATTATAAATGAACCTCCGCGCGGCATTGGCCAAACCACCATCACCCGCTTGCTGGGACACGCCGCCAAAATCCGCAGCCCGCTCTATCAGGCTCTGCAAATGAGCCAGGATATCACTGAGATCGGTCCCGGCATCCGCAAAAAACTGGCGGAATTCGCTCAAACCATCGAAAGCTGGAGAAACGCGGCACAACACACGCCCGTGCTGGATTTGGTGAAAGAAATCCTCGACCATCTCGATCTCATCTCACTTTATAAACGCAGCCAGGATCCCAAGGACATTTCCCGCGTGGAAAACCTTGTGGAATATGTGAGTTCGGTCAGCGAATTTGCTGAACACTGGGCGGAGGAACACGACAAACCCGCTCTGCTGGTAGATTATCTGCCTTTCGTGGCGCTGCAGACCGATATGGATGTGGCAGACCGCAAAGAAGACAGCGTGCGGCTGATGACGCTCCACAACGCCAAGGGTTTGGAATTTGACTGCGTTTTCATCACTGGCTTGGAAGACGAACTCTTGCCCCATCGCATGAGCATGGACAGCACTTCCGAAATCGAGGAGGAACGCCGCCTTTTTTATGTTGGCGTAACCCGCGCCAAAACCAGGCTGCTGCTGAGCCACGCCCGCTCCCGCCGTATCTACGATTCTTTTTGTTTCACCAAACCCAGCCTCTTTTTGCAACAGCTTGACGCCAATCTTTTCGCCGGGAACAGCGACCAGGTGGATCTCGTACCCGGGCAGCATGT
- a CDS encoding undecaprenyl/decaprenyl-phosphate alpha-N-acetylglucosaminyl 1-phosphate transferase → MENRTWEYISVFIMSWLLVYGLTPFIIKLARALNFVDKPEARKMHLTSIPYMGGLSVFIGFFLLCIYDVSLSASRSFDTAMLGYLGGSFLIMLIGLIDDRNGMNPIIKLLGQVVVSLSFILSNFQLPELNQMFGSVYISLPAMVFWMVGLMNALNFLDNMDGILSGMAGILGLGFFAFSLANTNNSNGLEMAFIGLISLSFAGSSLGFLPYNFNPAKIFLGDAGSMFIGYFLSSMGILMARYAVMSQENNLFYLLPVLFLSYAIFDISLVSYTRKRDGRHVMQGGKDHSTHRINTALGSIKITALIIYAINILIVLTTIIVFITGSEVLLLVATLMLATFFIVFGRKLDQIPIFVPSNQKKENSKKK, encoded by the coding sequence ATGGAAAATAGGACATGGGAATACATTAGTGTATTCATTATGTCCTGGTTGCTCGTTTATGGCCTGACGCCGTTCATAATCAAGCTTGCCAGGGCGCTGAACTTCGTGGACAAACCCGAAGCCCGCAAAATGCACCTGACCAGCATTCCCTATATGGGCGGGCTCAGCGTATTCATCGGCTTTTTCCTGCTTTGCATCTACGACGTGAGTCTTTCCGCCAGCCGCAGCTTCGATACCGCGATGTTGGGTTATTTGGGAGGCTCGTTCCTAATCATGCTGATTGGTCTCATCGACGACCGCAATGGCATGAACCCCATCATCAAGCTCTTGGGTCAGGTGGTGGTAAGCCTCAGCTTCATTCTCAGCAATTTTCAGTTACCAGAGCTGAATCAGATGTTTGGTTCAGTCTATATTTCCCTGCCCGCCATGGTGTTTTGGATGGTGGGGCTGATGAACGCCCTGAACTTTTTGGATAATATGGATGGCATCCTCAGCGGAATGGCAGGTATTTTGGGGTTGGGATTTTTCGCCTTCAGTCTGGCGAACACAAACAACAGCAACGGTTTGGAAATGGCATTCATCGGGCTCATTTCCCTCAGTTTTGCGGGAAGTTCGCTGGGTTTTCTGCCCTACAATTTCAATCCCGCCAAAATCTTTTTGGGCGATGCCGGCTCCATGTTCATCGGATATTTTCTGTCATCCATGGGAATCCTGATGGCGCGTTACGCGGTGATGAGCCAGGAAAACAATCTCTTTTATCTGCTGCCGGTGCTGTTTTTAAGCTATGCCATCTTTGATATTTCGCTGGTGAGCTACACTCGCAAACGTGATGGCAGGCACGTGATGCAGGGTGGCAAAGACCATTCCACCCACCGCATCAACACAGCTCTGGGCTCCATCAAAATCACGGCGCTCATCATCTATGCCATAAACATTCTCATCGTGCTCACCACCATCATTGTATTCATCACAGGGAGCGAGGTTTTGCTATTGGTTGCCACCCTGATGCTCGCCACTTTTTTCATTGTGTTCGGCCGCAAACTGGACCAAATCCCCATTTTTGTGCCCAGCAACCAAAAGAAGGAAAATTCAAAGAAAAAATGA
- the lpxA gene encoding acyl-ACP--UDP-N-acetylglucosamine O-acyltransferase has product MTQIHPSAIVSPDAVIGEGCQIGPFCQIGPDVVLGKGNILVSNVIIDGCSQIGDNNRFFSFAVIGTESQDMKYQGGKTGLQIGNGNTIREFVTMNRSSQEGGKTILGDRNLMMEYVHVGHDCVVGSDCVVANSVQMAGHLVIDDKVSIGGMTAIHQFVRVGYHAFVGGASAVKKDIAPFTRGMGNPYKTVGLNSVGLLRAGFASETLEAIKKIYRLFYRQGLNVSQALEALEKWDSLTSEQMIFTDFVRASQRGLSN; this is encoded by the coding sequence ATGACCCAGATACATCCCAGCGCCATTGTTAGTCCCGACGCCGTGATTGGCGAAGGTTGTCAGATTGGTCCTTTTTGTCAGATTGGACCGGATGTGGTTCTTGGAAAGGGAAACATCCTGGTTTCAAACGTGATTATCGATGGCTGTTCCCAGATTGGTGATAACAACCGTTTCTTCTCTTTTGCCGTGATTGGCACCGAATCCCAAGATATGAAATATCAGGGTGGAAAAACCGGCCTCCAAATTGGCAATGGCAATACCATCCGGGAATTTGTGACCATGAATCGCTCCAGTCAAGAAGGTGGTAAAACCATTCTGGGAGACCGCAACCTGATGATGGAATACGTGCATGTGGGACACGATTGTGTGGTTGGTTCCGACTGCGTGGTGGCAAATTCGGTGCAAATGGCTGGACATCTTGTGATAGATGATAAAGTCAGCATCGGCGGCATGACCGCGATTCATCAATTTGTGCGTGTGGGGTACCATGCCTTTGTGGGCGGCGCTTCCGCTGTGAAAAAAGACATCGCCCCCTTCACCCGCGGGATGGGAAATCCCTATAAAACAGTGGGTTTAAACAGTGTTGGATTGCTGCGTGCAGGATTTGCGAGCGAGACCCTGGAAGCCATCAAAAAAATCTACCGGCTCTTTTATCGCCAGGGATTGAATGTTTCCCAAGCCTTGGAAGCCCTCGAAAAATGGGATTCCCTGACATCGGAACAGATGATATTTACTGATTTTGTTCGTGCTTCCCAGCGAGGATTGTCCAATTAG
- a CDS encoding bifunctional UDP-3-O-[3-hydroxymyristoyl] N-acetylglucosamine deacetylase/3-hydroxyacyl-ACP dehydratase has translation MTENKHTIQKPVSFTGIGLHTGEAATVHFKPALEDEGIIFVRTDLPDNPEIPADIDHVVDISRGTTIGLNDARVGTIEHVLAAIKGLGIDNIRIEIDGGEVPVGDGSALPYIELLKEAGLKEQNAKREYFEFDEAISFSNPEENVDVVIVPSNELKVTFMIDYQHPYLGTQYTFMSGIDQFEKEFAGARTFCFINEIMELRKHGLIRGGSLENALVIGEPEMKEDELEKLREVFEYDEPITVSQQGILNSHPLRYPNEFVRHKVLDLLGDIALLGMPIKGHILAARSGHKTNVELVKKLRGIQLTQELKKKYQSDLHKDVIFDVNAIMRIIPHRYPFLLVDKIIEFDPGKSIVGIKNVTINEQFFQGHFPGHPIMPGVLIVEGMAQAGGIILLREMEDPTEWVAYFASIDNVKFRKPVLPGDTLRYEMRVVSLKRNLAKMRGEAYVGKDKVAEGDFMAMLQKKEQ, from the coding sequence ATGACTGAAAATAAACATACCATACAAAAACCAGTGAGCTTCACCGGCATCGGACTGCATACCGGAGAAGCTGCCACAGTTCATTTTAAACCGGCTTTGGAAGATGAAGGCATCATCTTCGTCCGTACAGATTTACCGGATAATCCGGAGATTCCCGCCGATATTGATCATGTTGTGGATATTTCCCGCGGCACCACCATCGGGCTGAACGATGCAAGGGTTGGAACCATTGAACACGTTCTGGCTGCCATCAAAGGCTTGGGAATCGATAATATCCGAATTGAGATTGACGGCGGGGAAGTGCCTGTTGGAGACGGTTCCGCGCTGCCCTACATAGAGCTTTTGAAGGAAGCTGGTCTGAAAGAACAAAACGCGAAGCGTGAATATTTCGAATTTGATGAAGCCATCAGTTTTTCCAATCCTGAAGAAAATGTGGATGTGGTAATCGTGCCCTCAAACGAGCTGAAGGTGACCTTCATGATAGATTATCAGCATCCATATCTGGGAACGCAGTACACATTTATGTCTGGCATTGACCAATTTGAAAAGGAATTTGCCGGAGCCCGAACCTTCTGTTTTATCAACGAGATAATGGAGTTGCGGAAACATGGTTTAATCCGGGGCGGGTCTTTGGAAAACGCGCTGGTGATTGGCGAGCCAGAAATGAAGGAAGACGAGCTGGAGAAACTGCGCGAAGTTTTTGAATATGATGAACCCATCACTGTTTCACAACAGGGAATTTTGAACAGCCATCCTCTGCGCTATCCAAACGAATTTGTGCGCCACAAGGTTTTGGATTTGCTGGGCGATATCGCGCTTTTGGGAATGCCCATCAAAGGTCATATTCTGGCGGCTCGCAGCGGACACAAAACAAATGTGGAACTGGTGAAAAAGCTGCGCGGCATTCAGCTCACCCAGGAATTGAAAAAGAAATATCAAAGCGATTTGCATAAAGATGTGATCTTTGATGTGAATGCCATCATGCGCATCATTCCACATCGTTATCCTTTCCTGCTGGTGGATAAAATCATCGAGTTCGACCCTGGAAAATCCATTGTTGGCATCAAAAATGTGACGATTAACGAACAGTTTTTCCAAGGACACTTTCCAGGACATCCCATCATGCCGGGAGTTTTGATTGTGGAAGGGATGGCTCAGGCTGGTGGCATCATCCTTCTGCGCGAGATGGAAGACCCCACCGAATGGGTGGCATATTTTGCCTCCATCGACAACGTGAAATTCCGCAAACCCGTTCTTCCAGGAGACACTCTGCGCTATGAGATGAGGGTGGTTTCCCTGAAGCGCAACCTGGCAAAAATGCGTGGCGAAGCCTACGTTGGAAAAGACAAAGTGGCAGAAGGAGACTTCATGGCCATGCTGCAAAAGAAAGAACAATGA
- the lpxD gene encoding UDP-3-O-(3-hydroxymyristoyl)glucosamine N-acyltransferase — protein MRRFSIALSGTRIQEICGGEIRGDERREFSCVAEFAQAGADCVAFLEQDNLLEEARNSLAGMVICHPDKAELLPQRVLLLHPKPGLAMLKLTSWWLDASRPKPPPGIHPSALVDPTAQVSPEAYIGPFCVLEAGCRVGAGAVIGANCYLAENCAVGEGSVFYPNVRIYADCEIGKNCILHSGAVVGADGFGFRLEDGVQMKIPQVGNVVVGNDVEIGANSCIDCGTLASTTIGDGCKIDNLVQIGHNCRVGKHSILCAQVGLAGSTVIGDYVYLAGQVGIAGHLSIGDRAVVGAQSGVTRDLPADGLYWGTPAMEAKNQKQITVLQRKLPEIYSQLRWLMKTRTQNHD, from the coding sequence ATGAGGCGTTTTAGCATTGCCCTGAGCGGAACACGCATCCAGGAGATTTGCGGCGGGGAAATCCGCGGTGATGAACGGCGGGAGTTTTCCTGTGTGGCAGAATTTGCCCAGGCTGGGGCGGATTGCGTTGCATTCCTTGAGCAGGATAATCTGCTGGAGGAAGCCAGGAACTCCCTGGCTGGAATGGTAATCTGCCATCCAGACAAAGCGGAGCTTTTGCCCCAGCGTGTGCTATTGCTGCATCCCAAGCCTGGTCTGGCCATGTTGAAGCTGACAAGCTGGTGGCTGGATGCTTCCAGACCCAAACCGCCACCTGGAATTCACCCCAGCGCGCTGGTGGATCCAACCGCGCAGGTGAGCCCTGAAGCATATATCGGCCCATTTTGCGTCTTGGAAGCCGGTTGCCGCGTTGGAGCTGGCGCTGTCATCGGCGCGAACTGTTATTTGGCTGAAAACTGTGCCGTCGGCGAGGGTAGTGTTTTCTATCCAAATGTCCGTATTTACGCGGATTGCGAGATTGGGAAAAACTGCATCCTCCATAGCGGCGCGGTTGTGGGCGCGGATGGATTTGGTTTCAGGCTGGAGGACGGGGTTCAAATGAAGATTCCCCAGGTTGGAAACGTCGTTGTGGGCAACGATGTGGAGATTGGAGCCAATAGCTGTATCGATTGTGGCACATTGGCTTCCACCACAATCGGTGATGGCTGCAAGATTGATAACCTGGTGCAGATTGGGCATAATTGCCGCGTTGGCAAACACAGCATCCTCTGCGCTCAGGTTGGTTTGGCAGGCAGCACAGTGATTGGAGATTACGTCTATCTGGCTGGGCAGGTTGGGATTGCGGGACATCTCAGCATTGGAGACCGCGCTGTGGTTGGCGCCCAAAGTGGCGTCACGCGTGATCTTCCTGCTGATGGCCTCTATTGGGGCACCCCGGCAATGGAAGCAAAAAACCAAAAGCAGATCACAGTTCTGCAAAGGAAACTGCCCGAGATTTACAGTCAGCTACGCTGGCTGATGAAAACAAGGACACAGAACCATGACTGA
- a CDS encoding OmpH family outer membrane protein, translated as MKKILTILVGILLLTASLVADVKLGYVNTDRLMMESNEAAEISRLFNLDKQNWTNQIKQLDDQIKQMERSFEIDKLTKTEAAKRDAQAKIDAKKVEAGRLLEEYFGEGGRAEQRYRELIEPLTLKIHNLIVKTAEDEKYSMIFDVSMGTVLYALPTMDLTEQLLLELNKDTLPPPEDDFLKNELEYEDPFKTDDPFGDGGFKDDPFQDFKP; from the coding sequence ATGAAGAAAATACTAACGATTCTGGTGGGAATCCTGCTACTGACAGCCAGCCTTGTGGCAGACGTCAAGCTCGGTTATGTGAATACAGACAGATTGATGATGGAAAGCAATGAGGCTGCCGAAATTTCGCGCCTTTTCAATCTGGACAAACAAAACTGGACAAACCAGATAAAACAACTGGACGACCAGATCAAGCAGATGGAGCGAAGCTTCGAGATTGATAAACTCACTAAAACTGAAGCCGCGAAACGCGACGCGCAGGCAAAGATTGATGCCAAAAAAGTTGAAGCCGGACGCCTGCTGGAAGAGTATTTTGGCGAAGGCGGCAGGGCTGAACAGCGCTATCGTGAATTGATTGAACCACTTACGCTGAAAATACACAACCTGATTGTGAAGACAGCGGAAGACGAAAAATATAGCATGATTTTCGACGTGAGCATGGGCACTGTTCTTTACGCTCTTCCCACGATGGACCTCACGGAACAGCTTTTATTGGAACTGAATAAAGATACCTTGCCACCTCCTGAAGATGATTTTTTGAAAAATGAACTGGAATATGAAGACCCATTCAAAACCGACGATCCCTTTGGTGATGGTGGTTTTAAGGATGACCCCTTCCAAGATTTCAAGCCATGA
- a CDS encoding aminomethyl-transferring glycine dehydrogenase subunit GcvPB: MSKTIFEHSIPGRKGVTLPPRELDTALKDIIPSEYLRENPARLPEVSEMDVMRHYIGLSHKNHFIEKGLYPLGSCTMKYNPKIHEKLAGKSCFSQLHPYQHELTLQGSLEVLYELQKDLAEISGMAQVTLQPVAGAQGEFTGIKIIDAYHKAKGNLHKTKIIVPDSAHGTNPATCALVGFDVVELHSDERGRCDIEHLRSIVDENTAGFMLTNPNTLGLFEDQLEEIARIIHDVDGLIYMDGANLNAIMGIVQPGKVGFDVIHFNLHKTFSTPHGGGGPGAGPVGVVEKLLPYLPVPMVAKEEDRYFFDYGHADTSIGRVHSFYGNFAVLLRAHIYIKMLGPEGVRRVAENAVINANYLMALLKDHYHIQHLEHCMHEFVADSSWQKKEYGVNTLDVAKRLLDKGFHAPTVYFPLIVPEAMMIEPTETESKQSIEAFAEAMIEIAQECRDNPELLKEAPLTTPVRRVDDVRAVKFLDVAFPLGESQEN; the protein is encoded by the coding sequence ATGAGTAAGACCATTTTTGAACACAGCATTCCGGGTCGCAAGGGCGTAACCCTGCCTCCGCGGGAATTGGACACGGCTTTGAAAGACATCATTCCCTCCGAATATTTGAGGGAAAATCCTGCCCGCTTGCCAGAGGTGAGCGAAATGGACGTGATGCGCCATTATATCGGGCTTTCCCACAAAAACCACTTCATCGAAAAAGGGCTTTATCCTCTGGGTAGCTGCACGATGAAATACAACCCCAAAATCCATGAAAAACTGGCGGGAAAATCCTGCTTCAGCCAGTTGCATCCATATCAGCACGAGCTTACTTTGCAAGGTTCGCTGGAAGTTCTGTATGAATTGCAAAAGGATTTGGCTGAGATTTCCGGAATGGCACAGGTGACGCTGCAACCCGTGGCTGGCGCGCAGGGTGAATTCACCGGTATCAAGATTATTGATGCCTACCACAAAGCCAAGGGCAACCTGCACAAAACCAAGATTATTGTGCCGGACAGCGCTCATGGAACAAACCCAGCCACCTGCGCGTTGGTGGGGTTTGATGTGGTGGAACTGCACTCGGATGAGCGCGGACGCTGTGACATCGAGCACCTGCGCAGCATCGTGGACGAAAACACCGCGGGATTCATGCTTACGAATCCGAACACTTTGGGTCTTTTTGAAGACCAACTGGAAGAAATCGCCCGCATCATCCACGATGTGGATGGGCTCATCTATATGGATGGCGCGAATCTGAACGCCATCATGGGCATCGTTCAACCCGGAAAAGTGGGATTCGATGTCATTCATTTTAACCTGCACAAAACCTTTTCCACACCTCACGGCGGCGGTGGTCCCGGAGCCGGACCCGTTGGCGTGGTGGAAAAATTGCTGCCCTATTTGCCAGTGCCGATGGTGGCGAAAGAAGAAGATCGCTATTTCTTCGATTATGGACACGCGGACACTTCCATCGGAAGGGTGCACAGTTTTTATGGAAATTTTGCCGTGCTCTTACGCGCCCACATCTATATCAAGATGCTGGGGCCCGAAGGTGTGCGCCGGGTTGCCGAAAACGCTGTGATTAATGCCAATTATCTGATGGCGCTCCTCAAGGATCACTATCACATCCAACACCTCGAGCATTGCATGCACGAATTTGTGGCGGATAGCAGTTGGCAGAAAAAAGAATATGGTGTGAACACTTTGGACGTCGCGAAAAGGCTGTTGGACAAGGGTTTTCACGCCCCGACTGTATATTTCCCCCTCATCGTTCCGGAAGCCATGATGATTGAGCCCACGGAAACCGAAAGCAAGCAATCCATCGAAGCTTTTGCCGAGGCGATGATAGAAATTGCGCAGGAATGTCGCGACAATCCAGAATTACTTAAGGAAGCCCCTCTCACCACGCCTGTGCGCAGGGTGGATGATGTTCGTGCGGTGAAGTTTTTGGACGTAGCCTTCCCGCTGGGGGAATCCCAGGAAAATTAA